Proteins encoded together in one Halothermothrix orenii H 168 window:
- the aspA gene encoding aspartate ammonia-lyase, whose protein sequence is MLTRKERDPLGEKEVPRDAYYGIQTLRAAENFQITNLRIHPELIKSLAYVKKAAASVNIEIGMLNEKIGKAIIQATDEVINGSLNEEFIVDALQGGAGTSINMNMNEVLANRAIEILGGEKGDYSLVHPNNHVNMGQSTNDVYPTAIRITAIKLLRRALEELSSMYGALTRKSGEFDHIIKMGRTQLQDAVPIRLGQEFGAYASAIKRDIRRIKETVADLKVVNLGATAIGTGLNADHEYVNNVTRRLNELTGLDLTQADDLIDATQNADALVEVSSALKTCAVNLSKIASDLRLLSSGPRAGLNEINLPAVPPGSSIMPGKVNPVIPEVVNQIAYQIIGNDTTITMAAESGQLELNVMIPVLTFNLFQSIEILKNGVKTFTEKAIEGITVNEERCKELVDKSVSIITAINPHVGYEVASRIAKKALKTGKSVKELILEEGVLNEEELKLILNPYEMTEPGIAGKELLEGH, encoded by the coding sequence ATGTTAACCAGAAAAGAAAGGGATCCACTAGGTGAAAAGGAAGTACCCAGGGATGCATATTACGGAATTCAGACCCTGAGGGCAGCTGAAAATTTTCAAATTACCAATTTGAGGATTCACCCGGAATTAATAAAATCTCTTGCCTATGTAAAAAAGGCAGCAGCTTCTGTAAATATTGAAATAGGTATGTTGAATGAGAAGATAGGTAAGGCTATTATTCAGGCTACAGATGAAGTAATTAATGGCTCCCTTAATGAAGAGTTTATAGTTGATGCCCTCCAGGGCGGGGCCGGCACTTCTATAAATATGAATATGAATGAGGTGCTCGCCAACCGGGCTATAGAAATTTTAGGTGGAGAAAAAGGTGATTATAGTCTGGTTCACCCCAACAACCATGTAAATATGGGGCAATCTACCAATGATGTTTATCCTACTGCAATAAGGATTACCGCAATAAAGCTTTTGAGAAGGGCACTTGAAGAATTATCATCAATGTATGGGGCCCTTACCAGAAAATCGGGGGAATTTGACCATATTATTAAAATGGGGCGGACTCAGTTACAGGATGCAGTCCCCATCAGGCTGGGTCAGGAATTTGGGGCCTATGCCAGTGCCATTAAAAGGGATATAAGGAGGATTAAAGAAACAGTAGCTGATCTAAAGGTGGTAAATCTGGGGGCCACTGCCATCGGTACTGGTTTGAATGCCGATCATGAATATGTTAACAATGTAACCAGACGTTTAAATGAGTTAACCGGGCTTGATTTAACCCAGGCAGATGACCTTATCGATGCTACCCAGAATGCAGATGCCCTGGTTGAAGTTTCCTCAGCTCTTAAGACCTGTGCAGTTAATCTTTCCAAGATAGCCAGTGACTTACGTTTATTATCTTCAGGGCCCCGGGCCGGATTGAACGAAATAAACCTGCCGGCTGTACCGCCCGGGTCTTCAATTATGCCGGGGAAGGTAAACCCTGTTATTCCGGAAGTTGTAAATCAAATTGCCTATCAGATAATCGGTAATGATACCACTATAACTATGGCTGCAGAGTCAGGTCAGCTGGAGTTAAATGTTATGATCCCGGTTTTAACATTTAACCTTTTCCAATCAATAGAGATATTGAAAAATGGAGTAAAAACCTTTACTGAAAAAGCCATTGAGGGAATTACTGTTAATGAAGAAAGGTGTAAAGAACTTGTGGATAAGAGTGTCAGTATCATTACTGCAATTAATCCCCATGTTGGTTATGAAGTTGCATCCCGGATTGCTAAAAAGGCTTTAAAAACCGGGAAGTCGGTTAAAGAATTAATCCTGGAAGAAGGGGTGCTTAATGAAGAAGAACTTAAATTGATATTAAACCCCTATGAGATGACAGAACCCGGTATTGCCGGCAAGGAGTTACTTGAAGGGCATTAA
- a CDS encoding COG2426 family protein has translation MNEVFLWLDKYLSRELAVLITACLPFIELRGAIPLAISLGFSPIKAFWLGIIGNAIPVIPLLVLLEPVRKWLRRRFRFMNKFFSWLDERTLKKSDKVDKYGALGLILFTAVPLPTTGAWTASLAAILFKIKFRYAFPAIMVGILLAGCVVTLMSSVFL, from the coding sequence ATGAATGAGGTATTTTTATGGCTTGATAAATATTTATCCCGGGAACTTGCTGTATTAATTACAGCCTGTCTCCCTTTTATCGAACTCAGGGGCGCTATCCCCCTGGCCATATCCCTTGGTTTTTCTCCCATTAAAGCCTTCTGGCTTGGGATTATAGGTAATGCTATTCCGGTAATCCCCCTGTTGGTTTTACTGGAACCTGTCAGAAAGTGGTTGCGGAGAAGGTTCAGGTTTATGAATAAATTTTTTTCCTGGCTGGATGAACGAACATTAAAAAAGAGTGATAAGGTAGATAAGTATGGTGCTTTGGGCCTTATCTTGTTTACAGCTGTACCCTTGCCAACAACAGGGGCCTGGACTGCCAGTCTGGCAGCAATATTATTTAAAATTAAATTCCGTTACGCTTTTCCTGCCATTATGGTTGGCATACTTCTGGCCGGATGTGTTGTTACCTTAATGAGTTCTGTATTTTTATAG
- the mtrB gene encoding trp RNA-binding attenuation protein MtrB translates to MDVNADFVVVKALEDGVTIIGLTRGKETKFAHTEKLDKGEVLVAQFTEHTSAIKIRGKAELLTKHGKFTSGN, encoded by the coding sequence ATGGATGTTAACGCTGATTTTGTTGTCGTTAAAGCATTAGAAGATGGTGTAACCATTATTGGCTTAACCAGAGGTAAGGAGACTAAATTTGCCCATACTGAAAAATTAGATAAAGGTGAGGTGCTTGTAGCTCAATTTACTGAACATACATCAGCGATTAAAATTAGAGGTAAAGCTGAACTTTTGACAAAACACGGGAAATTTACTTCTGGAAATTAA
- the accD gene encoding acetyl-CoA carboxylase, carboxyltransferase subunit beta: MLKDLFGKSRYVTVKREEHTSSKKKAPGDDRLWTKCKKCKEIIFNKKLVENLMVCPKCGYHFRLTARDRLAITIDEGSFKEFGQDIKTVDPLEFPGYQQKIGKYKVKTGMEEAIITGEATIEGYPVVIAVMDFHFMGGSMGSVVGEKVTRAIEKAISTRKPLVIFSTAGGARMQEGMLSLMQMAKTSAAIKRLNKAGILYVSVMTDPTSGGVTASFASLGDIIIAEKGALIAFAGPRVIKQTISTKLPEGFQRAEFLLDHGMVDMVLSRHEIRDELAKILKIHQIGVVSNGG; encoded by the coding sequence ATGTTAAAAGACCTGTTCGGAAAGTCCAGGTATGTTACGGTTAAAAGAGAAGAACATACCAGTTCAAAGAAAAAAGCCCCGGGTGATGATAGACTATGGACCAAGTGTAAAAAATGTAAAGAAATTATATTTAATAAAAAGCTGGTAGAAAACTTAATGGTCTGTCCCAAATGTGGTTATCACTTCAGGCTCACAGCAAGGGACAGGTTAGCGATTACCATTGATGAAGGTAGTTTTAAAGAATTTGGTCAGGATATTAAAACAGTGGACCCTCTGGAGTTTCCAGGTTATCAGCAAAAAATAGGAAAATATAAAGTAAAAACCGGTATGGAAGAGGCCATAATAACAGGAGAAGCTACTATTGAAGGATATCCTGTTGTTATTGCCGTTATGGACTTTCACTTCATGGGTGGAAGTATGGGTTCTGTAGTCGGTGAAAAGGTGACCAGGGCTATTGAAAAGGCGATTTCTACCAGAAAACCACTGGTCATATTTAGTACTGCCGGAGGAGCCCGGATGCAGGAAGGTATGCTGTCATTAATGCAGATGGCCAAGACCAGTGCCGCCATTAAAAGGCTTAATAAAGCAGGTATTTTATATGTTTCAGTTATGACCGATCCTACTTCTGGTGGGGTGACGGCCAGTTTTGCCTCTCTTGGTGATATCATTATAGCCGAGAAGGGGGCTTTAATAGCATTTGCCGGGCCCAGGGTCATTAAGCAGACTATCAGTACCAAACTCCCGGAAGGGTTTCAGCGAGCTGAATTTTTACTTGACCATGGTATGGTTGATATGGTTCTTTCCAGGCATGAGATTAGAGATGAACTTGCTAAAATCCTTAAGATACACCAGATTGGGGTGGTGA